Within Thermodesulfobacteriota bacterium, the genomic segment ATCTTGTGGTGCGAAGGTATGGGGCCGTTCCCCGGTCGCTGGCGAGGTTCGCGCCTGGGGCCGGGCGTCACAGGAGGGATCCATGATCCAGGCGGAGAACCTGACCAAGTACTACGGCGAGGTGCAGGCCCTGCGGGAGGTCTCGTTCCGGGTGGAGCAAGGCGAGATCGTGGGGCTGCTGGGCCCCAACGGGGCGGGGAAGACCACCGCCATGAAGATCCTCACCTGTTTCCTGCCCCCCTCGTCGGGCACCGCGCGCGTCGCCGGCCACGACATCTTCGACGCTCCCCTCGCGGTGAAGCGCAGCGTCGGCTACCTGCCCGAGGAGCCGCCGGTCTACCCGGAGCTCACGGTGGAGGAGTACCTGGCCTACGCCGGACGCCTCAAGGGGCTCGCACGGGGCGAGGTCAAGGCCGCCCGGGCCCGGGTCATGGAAAAGTGCGGGCTGGGTGACGTGGCCGGGCGCCTCATCGGCAACCTCTCCAAGGGGTACCGCCAGCGGGTGGGGCTGGCCCAGGCCCTCATCCACAACCCCCCGGTCCTCATCCTCGACGAGCCCACCGTGGGCCTCGACCCCGCCCAGATCATCGAGATCCGGGGCCTCATCCAGGATCTGGCCCGGGAGCACACGGTGGTGCTCTCCACCCACATCCTCCCCGAGGTCACGGCCACCTGCCAGCGCATCATCATCATCAACGAGGGGTCCATCGTGGCGGTGGACACCTACGAGAACCTCTCCCTGCAGGTGGGCACGAGCCGGCGCATCCTGCTCAAGGTGCGTCGGCCGGGGCCGGAGCTCGCCGACACCCTGCTCGCGCTGCCGGGGGTGCTGGCGGTGCACCAGGAATCCGACGGGGCCTACCGGGTGGAGGCCCGCCAGGACCGGGACCTTCGCGAAGAGGTGGCCCGGGCCGCCGTGGAGAGCGGCGCGGGCCTCCTGGAGCTCGCCGGGGTGGCCGTAAGCCTGGAGGAGGTGTTCCTGCGCCTCACCACCGAGGAGAAGGAGGGCACGGCATGAGCCGGGCGCTGATCATCGCTGCGAAGGAGCTGCGCACCTACCTCGTCTCCCCCGTGGCCTGGGTGGTTGCCACGGTATTCCTTGCCGTGACGGGGCTCCTCTTCTACAACGTCATGGCCTGGTATACCCTCCAGAGCTTCCAGCTGCTCCAGTTCCAGCAGATGGGCCAGATGGACCAGTTGGGGCAGCTCAACGTCAACCGCCTGGTCTTCGAGCCCACCTTCCACAACATGGCGGTGACGCTGCTGCTGCTCGTGCCCATCGTCACCATGCGGCTCCTGGCGGAAGAGAAGAAGGGCCGCACCGCCCAGCTCCTCTTCACCTCGCCCGTGCGCCTGGGGGAGATCGTGGCGGGCAAGTACGCGGCCGCGCTCCTGCTGCTCTCGGCGGTCCTCTTCCTTACGGCCTACATGCCGCTCATGGTCTGGACCTACGGATCGCTGGACTGGGGGCCCATCCTCACGAGCTACCTCGGGATGGTGCTCCTCACGGGCGCCTTCGTCTCTTTCGGCCTGTTTGCGTCGAGCCTCACGGAGAACCAGGTGGTGGCCGCGGTGCTCACCTTCGGCATCCTGCTCGTCTTCTGGCTCCTGGGGTGGGCGTCCCAGACCGGGGGCGAGCTGGGGCCGCTCTTCGAGCACATCTCGATCATCACGCACCTCGACCCCTTCCTCCGGGGGGTGGTGGAGCTCCAGCACGTCGCCTACTACGTCTCGGTTTCGGCCTTCGGCCTGTTCCTGACCCACCGCGTGCTCGACTCGGCCCGCTGGAGGTGAGCGCATGACCCCCTTGGACCACCCCCGCGTCACCGCGCGGAACACGAGCAAGATGGCGGGCATCGCCGGGGCGCTCCTGGTGCTGGCCGCGGTCTTCGTGGCCGCCTACTATCCGACCCAGAAGGGCGTGCTCGCGGTGCTGGCCGTGGCCGGCGGGGCGGCGCTGTTCTTCTTCTTCATCGCCGAGCGGCGGCTGGTAGCCCGGGTTCCGGGGAGCCGGGCGGCCCGGTACGGGGCCAACGCCGTGGCCATCACGCTCGCCTTCGCGGGGATCCTGGTGCTGCTCAACCTCCTGGCCGTGCGGCACAATGTCCGGTGGGACCTCACGGAGGACAAGCGCTTTACCCTCTCGGAGCAGACGGTGAAGGTGCTCCGGGGGCTCCAGCGCGACGTGCAGGTCACCGCCTTCTTCGCCGAGGCCTCCGAGGGGCGGGAGCGGATGCGGCGGCTCCTGGACGACTACGCCGGGCACACCACCCGCCTCCAGGCGACCTTCACCGACCCCGACCGCAACCCCGCCTTGGCGCGCCAGCACGGCATCCGCGAGTACGGCACCACCGTGTTCGAGAGCGGCGACCAGAGCTACCGCATCACCGAGACCTCCGAGGAGGCCCTCACCAACGCCCTGGTGCGGGTGAGCCGCGAGGGGAGGAAGACCGTGTGCTTCCTCTCCGGCCACGGGGAGCGCAGCATCGAGGATACCCAGCGCACGGGCTACGCGGCGGCCCGCCGGGCCCTGGAGGACCAGGGGTTTGCCGCCCGGGAGGTCCTCCTCCTGCGCGATCCCGAGGTGCCGGAGGACTGCGCGGTGCTGGTAGCAGCCGGCCCGGCCAAGCCGGTGCTCGACTCCGAGCTCGCGGCGCTCTCCGCCTTCCTGGAGGGCGGCGGAAAGGCCCTGGTGCTCCTGGACCCCCAGACCGACACGGGCCTGGAGCCCCTGCTCGAGGGCTGGGGCGTGACCGCCCGGGGCGACCTGATCATCGACACCATGAGCCGGCTCTTCGGGGGCTCCTACACCACCCCCATCGTCACCGAGTACCCGCCCCACGAGATCACCCGGGGCTTCCAGCTCGCCACCTTCCTGCCCCTGGCCCGGAGCCTGGGGGAGTCCGCCCTCCCCGAGGGCGTGACCTTCCACCCCCTGGCTCGCACGACCGCCCAGTCCTGGGGCGAGACCGACCTCGTAAGCGACAAGGCCGCCTTCGACCCCACCCAGGACCACAAGGGGCCCCTCACCGTGGCCGCCCTGGTGGAGCGCCGGGGCGAGGACGGCCAGCCGGACACCCAGCTCGCGGTGGTGGGCGACTCGGACTTCGCCGACAACACCAACTTCGGCTTCTCGGGCAACGGCGACTTCTTCCAGAACCTGGTGAGCTACCTGGCCAAGGAGGAAGACCTGATCTCCATCCGCCCGAAAGACACCAGGCCCTCCCCCCTCGTGCTCACCCGGGCCCAGGGCGCCACCCTCTTCTACGGCAGCGTGGTGGTGGCGCCGCTCGTGCTCGTGCTCGCCGGCTTGGGCATCTGGTGGCGGCGGAGGAATTTGTAAGAGCGGTGCCGATCCGACCGATCGGTCGGATCCGTCGGATCGGTCCGATGCGGCTCCTCCCCAACCTGCAACCCGCAACGAGCAGCCTCGATGAAATTCAAATCCACCTGGATCATGCTCGCCGTGCTCGCCGCCCTGGGCGGGTACTTCTACTTCGTGGAGGAGCCGCGCCGGGAGGCGAAGCAGGAGGCCGAGAAGGCAGAGGGGCTCCTCTTCCCGGGCGTTTCCGCCGACGCGATGACCGAGCTCTCCCTTGAGGGGTCGGGGGCCCGGGGATCCGTGCGGGTGGTCCGGGGGGCGGACGGCACCTGGTCCGTGGCGGAACCCTGGGAGGACCGGGCCGACGAGGGCCGGGTGCGCACGCTGCTTGCGGACCTGGGGGCCCTCAAGGGCCAGCGCGAGGTGGCCGAGGCCGGGGCGGACCTAGCGCCCTTCGGGCTCGCCGAGCCCGAGGTGGCCGTGCGGGCGGCGGGTCCCGACGCGGTCGTGTCCCTGGCCGTGGGGGGCCTCAATCCGGCGGGCGACGCCCGCTACGTGCGGGCCGGGCAGGGGCCCGTGCGCCTGGTCTCGGCCTCGGCGGTGGGCCCTTTCCTGGAAGAGCCCTCGGAGCTTCGCAGCAAGGACGTGCTCGCCGACTTCCCCTGGACGGGCCTGTCCGCCCTGGAGCTTCGCCGTCCGGAGGGGGAGACCGTGCGCCTGGCCCGCTCCGGCGAGACCTGGACCCTGGAGGCCGGCCTGGCGGAGGCTTCCGGCGCGCAGGCCGACCCCGACGCCGTCAGCCGCCTCACCGACAAGCTCCGGTGGGCCCGGATCAGCCGGTTCCTGGATGAAGAGCCCGCCCGGGCCGAGGCGGCGCTGGCCGGGGGCACGGCCGTGACCCTCGTGGCCGAGGACGGCACCCAGGCGCTGCTGCGGCTCGCCTCGGTGGAGGGCGCCGCCTGGGCGGCCCGGGACGGCCGCGACGCCCTGTTC encodes:
- a CDS encoding GldG family protein — protein: MTPLDHPRVTARNTSKMAGIAGALLVLAAVFVAAYYPTQKGVLAVLAVAGGAALFFFFIAERRLVARVPGSRAARYGANAVAITLAFAGILVLLNLLAVRHNVRWDLTEDKRFTLSEQTVKVLRGLQRDVQVTAFFAEASEGRERMRRLLDDYAGHTTRLQATFTDPDRNPALARQHGIREYGTTVFESGDQSYRITETSEEALTNALVRVSREGRKTVCFLSGHGERSIEDTQRTGYAAARRALEDQGFAAREVLLLRDPEVPEDCAVLVAAGPAKPVLDSELAALSAFLEGGGKALVLLDPQTDTGLEPLLEGWGVTARGDLIIDTMSRLFGGSYTTPIVTEYPPHEITRGFQLATFLPLARSLGESALPEGVTFHPLARTTAQSWGETDLVSDKAAFDPTQDHKGPLTVAALVERRGEDGQPDTQLAVVGDSDFADNTNFGFSGNGDFFQNLVSYLAKEEDLISIRPKDTRPSPLVLTRAQGATLFYGSVVVAPLVLVLAGLGIWWRRRNL
- a CDS encoding ABC transporter ATP-binding protein, with translation MIQAENLTKYYGEVQALREVSFRVEQGEIVGLLGPNGAGKTTAMKILTCFLPPSSGTARVAGHDIFDAPLAVKRSVGYLPEEPPVYPELTVEEYLAYAGRLKGLARGEVKAARARVMEKCGLGDVAGRLIGNLSKGYRQRVGLAQALIHNPPVLILDEPTVGLDPAQIIEIRGLIQDLAREHTVVLSTHILPEVTATCQRIIIINEGSIVAVDTYENLSLQVGTSRRILLKVRRPGPELADTLLALPGVLAVHQESDGAYRVEARQDRDLREEVARAAVESGAGLLELAGVAVSLEEVFLRLTTEEKEGTA
- a CDS encoding ABC transporter permease subunit, producing the protein MSRALIIAAKELRTYLVSPVAWVVATVFLAVTGLLFYNVMAWYTLQSFQLLQFQQMGQMDQLGQLNVNRLVFEPTFHNMAVTLLLLVPIVTMRLLAEEKKGRTAQLLFTSPVRLGEIVAGKYAAALLLLSAVLFLTAYMPLMVWTYGSLDWGPILTSYLGMVLLTGAFVSFGLFASSLTENQVVAAVLTFGILLVFWLLGWASQTGGELGPLFEHISIITHLDPFLRGVVELQHVAYYVSVSAFGLFLTHRVLDSARWR
- a CDS encoding DUF4340 domain-containing protein, whose protein sequence is MKFKSTWIMLAVLAALGGYFYFVEEPRREAKQEAEKAEGLLFPGVSADAMTELSLEGSGARGSVRVVRGADGTWSVAEPWEDRADEGRVRTLLADLGALKGQREVAEAGADLAPFGLAEPEVAVRAAGPDAVVSLAVGGLNPAGDARYVRAGQGPVRLVSASAVGPFLEEPSELRSKDVLADFPWTGLSALELRRPEGETVRLARSGETWTLEAGLAEASGAQADPDAVSRLTDKLRWARISRFLDEEPARAEAALAGGTAVTLVAEDGTQALLRLASVEGAAWAARDGRDALFTVGSDVLDALEVPAESLRRRKPVLVKAWKVERLELALADRPEPLAYEKAEGVWARGGSLVEGEEFAALQDYLRVLESAAAAEVIDGVPEGAPAEYGLAAPLLSARVVGEDGAEQGFTLGELGGELYARAGGSGPVYRMPEEYLEGARGLFDAARPAQASPAPDE